In Stomoxys calcitrans chromosome 2, idStoCalc2.1, whole genome shotgun sequence, the following proteins share a genomic window:
- the LOC106086725 gene encoding uncharacterized protein LOC106086725, which yields MNSPFGEVFMFLTNLAWKSRVTIPVLVTTAFLIMDIRLQIEINIQSGQVAAAEFNRMDGDDDDYLDDEEDDYEEYTTDSNADDDEDDDN from the exons ATGAATTCTCCGTTTGGTGAGGTTTTTATGTTTCTTACAAACCTGGCTTGGAAGAGTCGTGTTACCATACCTGTATTGGTAACGACTGCTTTTTTAATCATGGACATACGATTGCAGATAGAAATTAATATCCAGTCGGGGCAAGTG GCTGCTGCAGAATTTAATCGAATGGATGGAGACGATGATGATTATTTGGATGACGAAGAGGACGATTATGAAGAATATACAACCGATTCGAATGCAGATGATGACGAAGACGATGACAATTAA
- the LOC106086723 gene encoding translation initiation factor eIF-2B subunit alpha: MPPKSLDKKDDFDVVKYFLKLLDDDKDLSSGIAAIKTLLMILEKKQFGTIHILQNTMLDAVAAMRNTDLSIAAVVSGGELFCRFITLSLDDRGMEECREIMLHRGKIFLAKLLNSRNVIAKQAQKFITDGCRVLTHSRSRVVLKALLTAAKANRQFHVFVTHGGPDNSGKQMISDLERAGIDCTLILDSATGYVMESVDFVMVGAEAVVESGGIINRIGSFTMGLCAREMKKPFYVLAESFKFTRLYPLNQRDLPDEYKYSRKHLSDVSKVDPLVDYTPPAYITLLFTDLGILTPSAVSDELIKLYM; this comes from the exons ATGCCACCCAAATCTTTGGACAAAAAGGATGATTTTG ATGTAGTCAAATACTTTCTAAAGTTATTGGATGACGACAAGGATTTATCATCAGGCATTGCTGCCATTAAAACACTTCTaatgattttggaaaaaaagcaAT TTGGCACCATTCATATATTACAGAACACCATGCTGGACGCGGTGGCCGCAATGCGTAACACTGACCTTTCTATAGCGGCTGTTGTGTCGGGTGGTGAATTATTTTGCCGTTTCATTACACTCAGTTTGGATGATCGTGGCATGGAGGAGTGTCGCGAAATCATGTTGCATCGTGGAAAAATCTTTTTGGCCAAACTTTTAAATTCTCGTAACGTTATTGcgaaacaagctcaaaaattTATAACAGACGGTTGTCGTGTATTGACCCATTCAAGATCTAGAGTAGTTTTGAAAGCCCTGCTAACAGCTGCAAAGGCCAATAGGCAATTTCATGTCTTTGTAACCCATGGCGGACCAGATAATTCGGG taaacaaatgatCAGTGATTTGGAGCGTGCGGGTATCGATTGTACTCTAATATTGGATTCAGCTACTGGTTATGTTATGGAATCGGTTGACTTTGTTATGGTGGGAGCTGAAGCTGTAGTAGAATCTGGTGGTATCATTAATCGCATTGGAAGTTTTACCATGGGACTATGTGCACGTGAAATGAAGAAACCATTCTATGTTTTGGCAGAAAGTTTTAAATTTACCAGACTATATCCTCTAAATCAAAGGGATTTACCAGATGAGTATAAG taTTCTCGCAAACACCTGAGCGATGTTTCAAAGGTTGATCCTTTAGTTGACTATACACCTCCGGCTTATATTACACTGCTCTTTACTGACTTGGGCATTTTAACACCATCCGCAGTTAGTGATGAGCTGATAAAACTTTATATGTAG
- the LOC106086727 gene encoding CDK5RAP1-like protein, with the protein MRLQRALAAYENVNVMRLLPKTIKRALSSSVKAVKSAPRETFVERVSAGPGLKEFLNVKAVSKFKTAAQEEEIIPYLPLDSYNGKGRRVFFEVYGCQMNTNDTEVVLSILTANGYVKCDDIKQADVIMIVTCAVREGAETKIWNRLNHLKAMKEKRSSKKGPLQITVLGCMAERLKQRLLEKEKCVDVVAGPDSYKDLPRLLAISRHYQQSAINVLLSLDETYADVMPVRLNSESPTAFVSIMRGCDNMCTYCIVPFTRGRERSRDLESIKQEVIALRENGIKEVTLLGQNVNSYRDTSKETATAENVSTVPGFKTVYKPKIGGLPFSTLLQEVAKAVPDVRIRFTSPHPKDFSEDVLRVIRDYPNVCKNLHLPAQSGSNTVLERMRRGYTREAYLELVDTIRLYLPNVGLSSDFICGFCGETDHEFQDTVTLIEQVQYNVAFLFAYSMREKTTAYRKYKDDVPQEVKSQRLQRMVKAFRDGATELHRQYEGRKELILIEGKSKRSDDFVFGRNDANIKVIVPFQTLPKGKNGTTSSKRHIELGDFVVAKILESNSQVLKGEPLYLSSIEDFYSNV; encoded by the coding sequence ATGAGACTTCAACGGGCGCTGGCTGCCTATGAAAATGTCAACGTTATGCGCCTATTGCCCAAAACAATTAAACGTGCACTGAGTTCCTCAGTAAAAGCTGTTAAGTCAGCGCCAAGAGAAACATTTGTGGAACGAGTCTCTGCAGGTCCTGGTTTAAAAGAGTTTCTAAATGTTAAAGCTGTTTCAAAGTTTAAGACAGCTGCCCAAGAAGAGGAAATTATTCCATATCTACCTTTAGACAGCTACAATGGaaaaggacgtcgagtgttttTTGAAGTCTATGGCTGTCAAATGAATACCAATGACACAGAAGTAGTGCTCTCCATTCTCACTGCAAACGGCTATGTGAAGTGCGACGATATAAAACAGGCAGATGTTATCATGATAGTCACCTGTGCTGTACGCGAAGGAGCCGAAACGAAAATATGGAATCGTCTTAACCACTTAAAAGCCATGAAGGAGAAGAGATCCTCGAAAAAAGGACCACTGCAGATTACAGTTTTGGGTTGTATGGCCGAGCGTTTAAaacaaaggcttttggaaaagGAAAAGTGTGTTGACGTGGTGGCTGGCCCTGATAGTTACAAAGATCTGCCAAGGCTTTTGGCCATATCACGGCATTACCAGCAGTCAGCCATTAATGTGCTCTTGAGTCTTGACGAAACCTATGCAGATGTTATGCCTGTAAGActcaactcagaatcacctaCAGCATTCGTATCAATTATGAGAGGCTGTGATAATATGTGTACTTATTGTATAGTACCATTTACCAGAGGTAGAGAACGCTCCAGGGATTTAGAATCAATAAAACAAGAAGTAATAGCACTGAGGGAAAATGGCATCAAGGAAGTTACGCTATTGGGTCAAAATGTAAACAGTTATAGAGACACCTCCAAGGAGACAGCAACAGCCGAAAATGTGTCTACAGTGCCGGGCTTTAAGACTGTGTATAAGCCAAAAATTGGAGGTTTGCCCTTTTCAACACTACTGCAGGAAGTAGCAAAAGCAGTACCAGATGTCAGAATACGTTTTACATCGCCCCATCCTAAAGATTTTTCCGAAGATGTCCTCAGGGTAATTCGTGACTATCCAAACGTATGTAAAAATCTACATTTACCAGCCCAATCAGGCTCAAATACTGTATTGGAGCGTATGCGCCGAGGATATACCAGAGAGGCCTACCTTGAATTAGTGGACACTATACGTCTTTATTTGCCAAATGTTGGTCTTTCAAGTGACTTTATTTGTGGTTTCTGCGGTGAAACTGACCATGAATTCCAGGACACTGTAACACTTATTGAGCAAGTGCAATATAATGTTGcctttttgtttgcctacagCATGAGGGAAAAAACTACAGCTTACCGCAAATATAAAGACGACGTGCCGCAAGAAGTAAAAAGCCAAAGACTACAAAGAATGGTTAAAGCTTTCCGTGATGGAGCCACAGAACTCCATCGACAATATGAAGGGCGTAAAGAGCTGATATTAATCGAAGGCAAAAGCAAACGTTCGgatgattttgtttttggcaGAAATGATGCCAACATTAAGGTAATAGTCCCATTTCAAACATTGCCGAAAGGTAAAAATGGTACGACATCATCGAAGCGACATATTGAACTTGGCGATTTTgttgtagctaaaattttggaatCCAATTCACAGGTTCTAAAAGGAGAACCTTTATACCTAAGTTCAATAGAAGATTTTTACTCAAATGTATAA
- the LOC106086728 gene encoding exosome complex component RRP46: MVTNSNMQQDATDVKIRSLNCELNPLTRGDGSSLFAQGGTCVMASILGPVEVKLQNLNIDKAYVECIYRPKAGLPTIKDKMRESVIKDTCEAAVLSAMHPRTMVSVQVQELDDRGGLDACAINAACMALLIGGIPMKFTVAAVCCIVDKNGQLVLDPDYGQTNDSRANFTFVFDSLERDLVTVNSSGCFKMAQFNDAYLMCREASGVLFDFYRKIMTKFHTKTIQPASYKDEPMEA, encoded by the exons ATGGTAACTAACTCAAACATGCAACAAGATGCGACTGATGTTAAGATACGCTCCCTAAATTGCGAATTGAACCCCCTGACCAGAGGCGATGGATCATCACTGTTTGCTCAAGGAGGGACGTGTGTAATGGCATCGATATTGGGGCCGGTAGAAGTGAAATTACAAAACTTAAACATAGACAAGGCCTATGTAGAATGTATTTATAGACCTAAAGCTGGCCTGCCCACAATAAAAGACAAAATGCGTGAATCGGTCATTAAGGATACATGTGAAGCGGCTGTACTGTCGGCCATGCATCCCAGAACCATGGTATCAGTGCAAGTACAAGAACTCGACGATAGAGGAGGC TTGGATGCTTGTGCCATTAATGCCGCTTGTATGGCCTTATTGATAGGCGGTATTCCCATGAAATTTACCGTAGCTGCTGTCTGCTGTATTGTTGATAAGAACGGCCAACTGGTGCTGGATCCCGATTATGGCCAAACAAATGATAGTCGTGCGAATTTTACATTTGTTTTTGACTCCCTAGAAAGAGATCTGGTGACGGTGAATAGCTCGGGTTGTTTCAAAATGGCACAGTTCAATGATGCTTATCTTATGTGTCGTGAGGCTAGTGGTgtactttttgatttttatcgCAAAATCATGACGAAATTTCACACCAAAACCATACAACCTGCTTCGTATAAGGATGAGCCTATGGAGGCCTAA
- the LOC106086718 gene encoding intermembrane lipid transfer protein VPS13B isoform X2, producing MFKIESYITPIILNYLAKYVKNIRPQDFQVCLWEGEVTFQNLDLRLDVLEQELNLPFEFLSGHIHELVIQVPWTKITSEPIKVLINTIEFVLKGKSDDSGTCKSSASNSPQHAPMVDGGKTSRKEDETSSMGSGLAMKIVNNINVQCQNIILKYVEEDIVVSMNVQYLSYCPANEVWQPAMVDINPHKVLMRKLINISDLTICLDKRNSAGQIDVCQEPVLYRCTLEIRFLRKYNSNTMTSSSITRIGIFTQALDLNLSSIQIPMLMRLIKFLTSLSPDSDDDDVYSAHKERNVDSAASTEGSSYLSWAWNLLPSFSLEEADEIDASHDDTVGHTKDVGLYIEELNFTLKNSEFINDAIMGGIKRIRYTPIVRFTFGGLYFERVAVKEIDWISTKAGLSSIYVEPLGQYRTEDNQESLALIETAPYTNMRSFIDKSLFDEQCIIADRGWGVTNYEDYITRITDDYLIYRSPILAFDVITYRSSSESKDGAGTSNNLSNNAALGGNNRCVDFHKQYRLLSAGITFRLNETFMQKKAKHTIQVQRLSKSR from the exons ATGTTTAAAATAGAGTCATATATAACGCCCATCATTCTCAACTACTTGGCAAAATATGTGAAAAATATACGACCGCAAGATTTCCAAGTGTGCCTGTGGGAGGGCGAGGTGACCTTTCAAAATCTGGACTTGCGTCTAGATGTGTTGGAACAAGAATTGAATTTACCCTTTGAATTTCTATCGGGGCATATACATGAGCTGGTTATACAAGTGCCATGGACCAAGATTACCTCCGAGCCGATTAAAGTTCTGATCAATACCATTGAATTTGTATTGAAGGGAAAATCTGATGACAGCGGTACTTGCAAATCTTCGGCAAGTAACTCTCCCCAACATGCTCCCATGGTAGATGGTGGCAAAACGTCACGCAAAGAGGATGAAACATCAAGCATGGGCTCTGGTTTGGCCATGAAAATAGTCAATAACATTAATGTACAGTGTCAGAACataatattgaaatatgttgaGGAGGACATTGTGGTATCGATGAACGTCCAATACCTAAGCTATTGTCCAGCCAATGAGGTGTGGCAGCCTGCCATGGTTGATATTAATCCTCACAAAGTTCTTATGCGAAAACTAATAAACATTTCGGATTTGACGATATGTTTGGATAAGCGAAATTCAGCTGGACAAATAGATGTTTGTCAGGAGCCCGTATTGTATAG ATGCACGCTGGAAATACGTTTTCTACGAAAATACAACAGCAATACCATGACAAGCAGTAGTATCACACGAATTGGTATTTTCACTCAGGCTCTCGATCTAAATCTATCTTCAATACAAATCCCAATGCTCATGCGTCTCATAAAATTCCTTACATCCCTATCTCCGGATAGCGACGATGATGATGTGTATTCAGCACATAAAGAACGAAATGTCGATAGCGCTGCTAGCACTGAAGGATCATCGTATTTATCATGGGCTTGGAATCTTTTACCCAGTTTTTCTTTGGAGGAGGCCGACGAAATAGATGCCAGCCACGATGACACTGTGGGCCATACCAAAGATGTGGGcttgtatatagaagagttgaATTTTACACTGAAAAACTCTGAGTTCATCAATGATGCCATTATGGGTGGCATTAAACGTATACGTTATACTCCAATTGTAAGGTTTACCTTTGGTGGTTTATATTTTGAGAGAGTGGCTGTTAAAGAAATTGATTGGATCAGCACAAAGGCAGGTTTGTCATCGATATATGTTGAACCTTTGGGTCAATATCGCACTGAGGATAACCAAGAATCTTTGGCTTTGATAGAAACTGCACCG TACACGAACATGCGCTCGTTCATCGACAAGTCCCTGTTTGATGAGCAATGTATAATTGCCGATCGTGGCTGGGGTGTAACAAATTATGAAGATTATATTACCCGCATTACCGACGATTATCTCATATATCGCAGTCCCATTTTGGCCTTCGATGTCATAACATATCGTTCTTCCAGTGAAAGTAAAGATGGTGCCGGCACCAGTAACAATTTGAGCAACAACGCAGCCTTGGGTGGCAACAATAGATGTGTGGACTTTCACAAACAATATCGTCTACTTTCGGCAGGCATTACATTTCGTTTGAATGAAACATTTATGCAG AAAAAAGCGAAGCACACGATACAGGTGCAGCGATTAAGCAAAAGTCGCTAA
- the LOC106086724 gene encoding uncharacterized protein LOC106086724, producing the protein MTDPDPWSVQHPENCTNGHNPTSSATESSVDSDCVGFEDSFTTFSNNNNTQEERNFSSDNNKPEHQPLPDSQTYLKSLERKLSNLKKNSKLVDALTEKRNDCLRSLVQSDLSRNGSCNNDLLLELEASIGNTDSAVHNLYRQIQPIQPVTVGETVHIVNYDQLEEQRLTADEEAESFAEEEASLPASR; encoded by the exons ATGACAGATCCAGACCCTTGGTCGGTCCAACATCCTGAAAATTGTACAAACGGACATAATCCTACTTCGTCAGCAACCGAGTCTTCCGTGGATTCAGATTGTGTAGGATTCGAAGATAGTTTTACTACGTtttctaacaacaacaacacccaagaggaaagaaatttttcttcagATAACAACAAGCCTGAACATCAACCCCTACCAGATTCTCAAACATATTTAAAATCGCTTG AACGTAAGTTAAGTAATTTAAAGAAGAATTCCAAGCTTGTTGACGCCTTAACGGAAAAACGCAACGACTGCCTGCGTTCATTGGTCCAGAGCGATTTGTCCCGCAATGGTAGCTGCAACAATGATTTGCTTTTAGAGTTAGAAGCTAGTATTGGAAATACAGACTCGGCGGTACACAATTTGTATCGTCAAATACAGCCCATTCAACCAGTGACCGTAGGTGAGACAGTGCATATCGTAAACTACGATCAACTAGAAGAGCAGCGTTTAACAGCCGACGAGGAAGCAGAATCATTTGCTGAAGAGGAAGCAAGCTTACCAGCAAGTCGCTAA
- the LOC106086719 gene encoding putative dual specificity tyrosine-phosphorylation-regulated kinase 3 homolog, producing MVGSKAQQPTTTQQASKHNNHTAQTTTTQPAGKHNHHVSATSTTSVNSPSSLSTTSSNKDLLSISSAIGVVGGTLENATTNQMYSPRSVNSISSCFRNNSINKISINPFHSLIGSHPSVSSPSSTSIAFDANINTALISKQIYAQNDYRNKQPQQQPQSDSDNTDGATKSKESSLAAAQHSTFSNHFSASSAKELLKIPNKINPNPTNTPTKSAPGNKHLTKAASEPGNHPDSSSSSPGGSCGGGQSDPGKTVSNALVPLAATQNSLFSFHDQILMSGQQKSAMAEKPKPLIVSPQQVMVLYMHKLTPYERTEILSYRQIYFIGANAKKRPGLFGPNNCDYDNEQGAYIHIPHDHVAYRYEMLKIIGKGSFGQVIKAYDHKTHEHVALKMVRNEKRFHRQAQEEIRILHHLRRQDKYNTMNIIHMYDYFTFRNHMCITFELLNINLYELIKKNGFKGFSLQLMRKFAHSLLQCLDVLYKNEIIHCDMKPENVLLKQQGRSGIKVIDFGSSCYESQRVYTYIQSRFYRAPEVILGSKYGRPIDMWSLGCILAELLSGRALFPGENEADQLACILEVLGMPPKHLLANSKRTKMFFNSEGYPRYCTVRNMSDGTVVLVGGQSRRGKPRGPPGSKSLSKALDGCNDPLFLNFIRGCLEWDPEKRLTPAEALKHPWLRRRLPRPPSSHINGAISSSSGPGSTCDEKSPISANPSTDSGRASGSSANTDIRKISHTKDCLAALTAIGTVGPLVSSLISQQSTDTLWGHHQTSSQTSHQIEGGTRTYSKLSTTSEFLGAYPDSNLILMPNSSSHQQRRDSEGHAHHSSKVATNQQQQQQHQQQTEE from the coding sequence ATGGTGGGTTCCAAAGCACAACAACCAACAACTACTCAGCAAGCTAGTAAACATAATAATCATACGGCACAGACAACAACAACTCAGCCGGCAGGCAAGCATAATCATCATGTCTCAGCCACCAGCACAACATCCGTCAATTCACCATCATCACTATCCACTACCAGTAGCAACAAAGATCTATTGTCCATCAGTAGCGCAATTGGCGTTGTTGGTGGTACCCTCGAGAATGCAACAACAAATCAAATGTACTCCCCCAGGAGTGTGAACAGCATTAGTAGCTGTTTTCGAAATAATAGCATtaacaaaattagtataaatCCATTTCATTCGCTTATTGGATCACATCCATCCGTATCATCGCCCTCATCGACATCAATAGCTTTTGACGCCAACATAAACACTGCCTTAATAAGCAAGCAAATATATGCCCAAAATGATTACAGGAACAAACAGCCACAGCAGCAGCCACAATCCGACAGTGATAATACAGATGGTGCCACCAAGTCGAAGGAATCTTCTCTAGCAGCAGCTCAACACTCCACGTTCTCGAATCATTTTAGTGCTAGTTCTGCAAAGGAATTACTAAAAATCCCCAATAAAATTAATCCAAATCCTACAAATACTCCAACGAAATCTGCCCCAGGCAACAAACACTTAACAAAAGCTGCTTCTGAACCGGGTAATCATCCAGACTCGTCATCCTCATCACCAGGTGGTAGTTGTGGCGGCGGCCAAAGTGATCCAGGCAAAACAGTTAGCAACGCTTTAGTTCCCCTCGCAGCTACCCAAAATAGCCTTTTCTCATTTCACGATCAAATTCTTATGTCGGGCCAACAAAAGAGTGCCATGGCTGAAAAGCCTAAGCCTTTGATTGTGTCACCCCAGCAGGTTATGGTCTTATATATGCATAAGCTCACGCCATACGAACGTACAGAGATATTGTCATACAGGCAAATCTATTTCATTGGAGCGAATGCCAAGAAGCGGCCCGGTCTTTTTGGTCCAAACAACTGTGATTATGACAATGAACAAGGTGCTTATATTCATATACCCCACGACCATGTCGCTTACCGCTATGAAATGTTGAAGATCATCGGCAAAGGCAGCTTTGGCCAAGTGATAAAGGCCTACGACCACAAAACGCACGAACATGTCGCTCTCAAAATGGTGCGCAACGAGAAGCGCTTCCATCGTCAGGCGCAGGAGGAAATACGAATTTTGCATCATCTTCGACGACAAGATAAATACAACACTATGAACATCATACATATGTACGATTATTTTACTTTCCGTAATCACATGTGCATCACCTTTGAACTGCTGAACATCAATCTGTACGAGCTGATTAAAAAGAACGGATTTAAGGGATTCAGTCTGCAGCTAATGCGTAAATTCGCCCATTCATTGTTGCAGTGCCTTGACGTTTTGTATAAGAACGAAATCATCCATTGCGATATGAAGCCGGAGAATGTGTTGCTGAAACAACAAGGACGTTCAGGCATCAAGGTTATAGACTTTGGATCATCTTGCTATGAGAGCCAAAGAGTGTATACGTACATACAATCGCGTTTCTATCGAGCGCCCGAAGTTATTTTGGGATCCAAATATGggcgacccattgatatgtggtCGTTGGGTTGTATACTGGCTGAGCTGTTGTCGGGACGAGCTCTGTTTCCAGGAGAAAATGAGGCTGATCAATTGGCGTGTATTTTGGAGGTACTGGGTATGCCACCcaagcatttattggccaattcaAAACGTACCAAAATGTTCTTCAACTCGGAGGGATATCCACGCTATTGTACGGTGCGCAACATGAGCGATGGAACTGTAGTGCTTGTGGGTGGACAATCAAGGCGCGGCAAGCCTCGAGGTCCCCCGGGATCAAAAAGTCTATCGAAAGCGCTTGACGGTTGCAATGATCCGCTCTTTTTGAACTTCATCAGGGGCTGCTTGGAGTGGGATCCCGAGAAGCGACTAACACCTGCGGAAGCTTTAAAACACCCATGGCTGCGTAGGCGACTACCCAGGCCAcctagcagccatataaatggtgccatcagcagcagcagtggTCCCGGCAGCACTTGCGATGAGAAATCGCCCATAAGTGCAAATCCCAGCACTGATAGTGGCAGGGCGAGTGGATCCTCTGCCAATACGGATATTAGGAAAATTAGCCATACTAAAGACTGTTTAGCAGCTCTCACCGCCATTGGTACGGTGGGACCCTTAGTCTCATCATTAATATCTCAACAATCTACAGATACTCTGTGGGGCCATCATCAGACATCCAGTCAGACATCTCATCAAATCGAGGGGGGCACTAGGACCTATAGCAAATTATCAACAACATCCGAATTTTTGGGGGCGTATCCAGACTCTAACCTCATTTTAATGCCCAACAGCAGTAGCCATCAACAGAGACGTGACAGTGAAGGTCACGCGCACCACTCGTCCAAAGTGGCAActaatcaacaacaacagcaacaacaccaacaacaaactGAGGAGTAG